The following DNA comes from Methanosarcina vacuolata Z-761.
TCGGAGAGTACCTTATCAACGCACAGGGCGAAGATGTTGTTGCAGGCATCCGAACTCCGGACTTTATTGATACTCTTGGGAATAAGATCCCTGAAGCTTACAATCAGCTTGTTGATATCTGTGGGAAGCTCGAAGACCACTTCAAAGACATGCAGGATATAGAGTTTACTATCCAGGAAGGAAAACTCTACATGCTGCAGACCAGGACTGGGAAACGTACAGCTGCCTCCGCCGTAAAGTTAGCAACTGACATGGTAGCAGAAGGGCTGATTGATAAGGAAACCGCAGTCACAAGGGTTAAAGCCGAACACATCGACCTGCTCCTTCACCCCAGAATTGACCCCAATGCAAAACTGGAAGTAATCGCAAAGGGACTTCCTGCATCACCCGGAGCTGCTGTCGGGAAAGTTGTATTTACTGCCGAAGCAGCCGAGGAAATGGCTGAGAAAGGAGAAAAGACAATTCTCGTCCGGACCGAAACTTCCCCTGAAGATATCGGAGGAATGGCAGCTGCCCAGGGTGTCCTTACAGTGCGCGGTGGAATGACCTCTCATGCAGCAGTCGTTGGAAGAGGCATGGGTAAGCCCTGTGTTGTAGGTTGCGGGGATATCTCCATTGATATAAAGAGCGGCCTCTTCATGGTAAATGGTCACACTATCAAGGAACATGACTATGTTACCATTGATGGAAGTACAGGCAGTGTAATCATCGGGAAAGTCGAGCTGATCGATGCTGAAATTAGTGATGATCTGAAGAAGATTCTTCTCTGGGCTGACGATATCAGGACTCTCGGAGTGAGAACAAACGCAGACAATCCGGCAGATGCAGGCCTTGCCCGTGAACTTGGGGCTGAGGGAATAGGACTTTGCAGAACTGAACATATGTTCTTCGGGGAAGACAGGATTCCTGCAGTAAGGGAAATGATCATGGCCGAAGACGAAAAGTCCAGGAAGAAAGCCCTCAAAAAATTACTTCCTATGCAGAAGGAAGACTTCCTTGGAATCTTCCGCAGCATGGAAGGCCTGCCTGTTACTATCAGGCTGCTTGATCCACCTCTCCACGAGTTCCTTCCTGACAAGGAAGAGCTCGATGCAAAGCTCAGGGAGCTCGAAGTTTCAGGAGACTGCGGAAAGATCGATGAGGTAAAGAAGGTCATCAAGCGTGTTGTTTCCCTCAAAGAACTCAACCCTATGCTTGGCCACAGGGGATGCAGGCTCGGAATAACCTATCCGGAAATCTATGATATGCAGGTCCGTGCAATAATGGAAGCAGCCTGTGAACTTACAAATGAGGGTATGCAGATCGTTCCTGAAATCATGATTCCGCTCGTGGGCCTTGTAAAAGAGCTTTCCATTACCAGGGAAGAAGTCTGCAAGATGGCAGAGACAGTCATGGCTGAGAAAGGCGTAAAGATCGATTACAAAGTAGGAACAATGATCGAACTGCCCAGAGCCGCAATTGTCGCAGACCAGATTGCCCAGGAAGCCGATTTCTTCTCCTTCGGGACAAACGACCTGACTCAGACAACCTTCGGGTTCAGCCGTGATGATGTGTCCAAATTCGTGCCTATCTACCAGAAAGCAGGAATTCTTGAGCACGATCCGTTTGCAGTCCTGGACCAGGAAGGCGTTGGCGAGATCATGAAAATCGGTATATCAAAAGGCCGCTCAGTCAAACCCGATCTTAAAATGGGTATCTGCGGAGAACATGGCGGAGAGCCAAGATCTATTCACTTCGCCCATGAAATAGGCCTTAACTATGTAAGCTGCTCTCCTTACAGAGTTCCGATTGCAAGGCTCGTAGCTGCACAGAGCACAATTGAGTCAAGAAAGTAAAAGTTTTTACTTCAATGTTAATTTAAAAAGAGGCAGGATTCGTCCTGTCCATATTACCCTTTTTTGTAAATCCTTTTTTGGAAATTTTAACTGCGTTTTCTATAATTTCTGAAAAATTCTTTACTGGCAATCCTTATTCTTAGAAATATTCCCTTAAAAAATATTATGCTGTAACCCTTGTTGAGGGTTAATGCTGTCATTTTAC
Coding sequences within:
- the ppdK gene encoding pyruvate, phosphate dikinase translates to MSKFVYFFGKDVTDGKASMRDLLGGKGAGLAEMANLGIPVPPGFTITTEVCVLYLKGKKYSDEVLTQVEEAIDKLETLNNKKLGDPEDPLLVSVRSGARVSMPGMMDTVLNLGLTDKSVFGLANKVNDERFAYDCYRRFISMFGDVVLGIDFDKFESLIEDKKKELKVESDTDLDAKALKDLAERFKGVIKLEKGFDFPQDPKVQLQMAIDAVFDSWNNPRAITYRKLNEIDDSWGTAVNVQTMVYGNRGNTSGTGVAFTRNPSTGEKKFFGEYLINAQGEDVVAGIRTPDFIDTLGNKIPEAYNQLVDICGKLEDHFKDMQDIEFTIQEGKLYMLQTRTGKRTAASAVKLATDMVAEGLIDKETAVTRVKAEHIDLLLHPRIDPNAKLEVIAKGLPASPGAAVGKVVFTAEAAEEMAEKGEKTILVRTETSPEDIGGMAAAQGVLTVRGGMTSHAAVVGRGMGKPCVVGCGDISIDIKSGLFMVNGHTIKEHDYVTIDGSTGSVIIGKVELIDAEISDDLKKILLWADDIRTLGVRTNADNPADAGLARELGAEGIGLCRTEHMFFGEDRIPAVREMIMAEDEKSRKKALKKLLPMQKEDFLGIFRSMEGLPVTIRLLDPPLHEFLPDKEELDAKLRELEVSGDCGKIDEVKKVIKRVVSLKELNPMLGHRGCRLGITYPEIYDMQVRAIMEAACELTNEGMQIVPEIMIPLVGLVKELSITREEVCKMAETVMAEKGVKIDYKVGTMIELPRAAIVADQIAQEADFFSFGTNDLTQTTFGFSRDDVSKFVPIYQKAGILEHDPFAVLDQEGVGEIMKIGISKGRSVKPDLKMGICGEHGGEPRSIHFAHEIGLNYVSCSPYRVPIARLVAAQSTIESRK